A genome region from Dickeya dadantii NCPPB 898 includes the following:
- a CDS encoding polysaccharide biosynthesis protein: MFKPIPILLSAERRNKRIMTVIYDAIAIVVSLYLAVAVRLGTLDFPVGYAEIASVLVTLSITLLVFVRCGMYRAVLRYMMLPAMGYVFLSVILSAISLALSSFFFQSFVPRSVPFIYAGLATLALGSPRVLIRTFYYHYYKRQKPNVFIYGAGATGRDLLYSLIQGDEFHPVVVLDDDEKKIGQIICGIKVHHSREFEKLKPLYQPVKLLLAINNIKKGQRLRLLEKLSHWPIEVQSVPSVEDIAAGKATATEIRDLDVADLLGREAVGPDKQLMSKNITGKSVMVTGAGGSIGSELCRQILTQHPRTLVLFELNEYNLYTIDQELQGIKKRLLLDTKIVAALGSVQKQNRIQKLIRAYQVETIYHAAAYKHVPLVEDNVIEGIRNNVFGTLACAEAAIEEGVRNFTLISTDKAVRPTNIMGTSKRMAELILQALAERQNQTTFTMVRFGNVLGSSGSVVPLFKKQIRLGGPVTVTHPDITRYFMLIPEAAQLVIQAGAMGINGQVFVLDMGEPVKILDLARRMINLMGMKGYIEGYGEEGDIVIKFTGLRPGEKLYEELLIGENVEGTSHPRIMTAQEERLSWQEMERLLQKLDKSCHDYDVGDIKKILLDAPTGYTPITNNKEHKHQRV, translated from the coding sequence ATGTTTAAACCCATTCCAATTTTGCTAAGTGCTGAGCGTAGAAACAAACGCATCATGACGGTGATCTATGACGCGATCGCCATTGTGGTTTCACTTTATCTGGCCGTCGCCGTTCGTCTGGGCACCCTGGATTTTCCCGTAGGTTACGCTGAAATCGCCAGCGTACTGGTCACGTTGTCCATCACCCTGCTGGTATTTGTTCGCTGCGGCATGTACCGGGCGGTGCTGCGTTACATGATGCTGCCGGCGATGGGGTATGTTTTTCTGTCGGTGATTCTGTCGGCTATCAGCCTGGCGCTGAGTAGCTTCTTTTTTCAGTCGTTTGTGCCGCGCAGCGTCCCTTTTATCTATGCCGGGCTGGCGACGCTGGCGCTGGGCAGCCCTCGCGTACTCATCCGCACGTTTTATTACCACTATTACAAACGGCAAAAGCCCAATGTCTTTATCTATGGTGCGGGCGCAACCGGGCGCGACCTGCTCTATTCCCTGATCCAGGGAGACGAGTTTCATCCGGTAGTGGTGCTTGATGATGACGAAAAAAAGATTGGTCAAATCATCTGCGGTATCAAGGTGCACCACAGTCGTGAATTCGAAAAACTGAAACCGTTATATCAACCGGTAAAATTGCTGCTGGCGATTAATAACATCAAAAAAGGCCAGCGGTTGAGATTGCTGGAAAAACTGTCGCACTGGCCGATTGAAGTGCAATCCGTGCCCTCGGTCGAAGACATTGCCGCCGGGAAGGCGACTGCGACAGAAATACGGGATTTGGACGTGGCGGACTTGCTGGGGCGTGAAGCGGTAGGTCCCGACAAACAGCTGATGTCTAAAAACATTACCGGCAAATCGGTGATGGTCACCGGGGCGGGCGGCTCTATTGGTTCAGAACTCTGTCGGCAGATTCTGACGCAACATCCCCGCACGCTGGTGCTGTTTGAACTGAATGAATACAACCTCTATACCATCGACCAGGAGCTTCAGGGCATCAAGAAGCGTTTACTGCTTGATACCAAAATCGTTGCCGCGCTGGGGTCGGTGCAAAAGCAAAACCGGATACAGAAACTGATTCGGGCCTATCAGGTAGAAACCATTTATCACGCCGCGGCTTACAAGCATGTGCCGCTGGTGGAAGACAATGTCATCGAAGGTATCCGCAATAACGTCTTCGGCACGCTGGCCTGCGCCGAAGCCGCGATAGAGGAAGGAGTACGCAACTTCACCCTGATTTCGACGGACAAAGCGGTACGACCCACCAATATCATGGGGACCAGCAAGCGGATGGCCGAACTGATTCTGCAAGCGCTGGCGGAACGGCAAAACCAGACGACCTTCACCATGGTCCGTTTCGGCAACGTATTAGGCTCATCGGGCTCTGTCGTTCCTCTGTTTAAAAAACAGATTCGCCTGGGAGGACCGGTTACGGTAACCCATCCGGACATTACCCGTTACTTCATGCTGATACCCGAAGCGGCGCAACTCGTGATACAGGCAGGCGCCATGGGGATTAACGGACAGGTTTTTGTTCTGGATATGGGGGAACCGGTCAAAATCCTAGATTTAGCGCGCAGAATGATCAACCTGATGGGGATGAAAGGCTACATCGAAGGCTATGGTGAAGAGGGCGATATCGTTATTAAATTCACGGGCTTACGTCCGGGAGAAAAGCTCTACGAAGAGTTACTGATTGGCGAAAATGTGGAAGGCACCAGCCACCCCAGAATCATGACCGCGCAGGAAGAACGGCTAAGCTGGCAGGAGATGGAGCGGTTATTACAAAAGCTCGACAAGAGTTGCCATGATTATGATGTCGGCGACATCAAGAAGATATTGCTGGACGCGCCAACGGGATACACCCCCATCACGAATAATAAAGAGCATAAGCATCAACGGGTATGA
- a CDS encoding helix-turn-helix domain-containing protein — MSNIQYITDDRGQKISAVIPMALFEKLIHNCELDELYELVQNDIGPSDDVHYPNEVINILSSKNCTMQAAWRIYRGMTQKQVAEKLGIKQSTVSEFEKSERPRKENIERLAELYNCKPEQLILE, encoded by the coding sequence ATGTCAAACATTCAATACATTACCGATGATCGTGGGCAGAAGATTTCCGCCGTCATTCCGATGGCATTGTTTGAAAAGCTTATTCATAACTGTGAGCTCGACGAACTGTATGAACTGGTGCAAAACGATATCGGCCCCAGCGATGATGTGCACTATCCCAATGAAGTGATCAATATCCTGTCATCCAAAAATTGCACGATGCAAGCCGCCTGGCGCATCTATCGAGGAATGACGCAAAAGCAGGTCGCAGAAAAGTTAGGCATAAAACAATCCACGGTTTCCGAATTCGAGAAATCAGAACGGCCACGTAAAGAAAATATTGAGCGGCTGGCCGAACTGTATAACTGCAAACCCGAACAGTTGATCCTTGAATAA
- a CDS encoding class I SAM-dependent methyltransferase yields MIQNRQNSALSRAQLKNYFSYVRQFIAAPRSVGSVIPSSATLCRAMMNQVDWCTNLSIAELGAANGVLTNGILERMRADAVLDAYEINPRFVNQLQKIEDKRLNVVAASAETLINHYDIVFSCLPLLSMPTRISMRILNQIHKRMAPHSTFVQFQYSPLSEKLLSHYFNWQRIIVVKNVPPALVYVCTLPDA; encoded by the coding sequence ATGATTCAGAATAGGCAAAATAGCGCGTTGTCTCGTGCTCAACTGAAAAATTATTTTTCATATGTCCGGCAGTTTATTGCCGCGCCGCGCTCGGTAGGTTCGGTTATTCCGTCATCCGCCACGCTGTGCCGCGCGATGATGAATCAGGTGGACTGGTGCACTAATCTTTCTATCGCCGAACTTGGCGCGGCGAACGGCGTATTGACCAACGGTATTCTTGAGCGGATGCGCGCCGACGCCGTGCTGGATGCGTATGAAATTAATCCGAGATTCGTTAATCAGTTACAAAAGATTGAGGATAAACGGCTTAATGTCGTCGCGGCATCGGCAGAAACGCTCATTAATCATTATGATATCGTTTTTTCCTGCCTGCCGCTGTTGTCGATGCCGACCAGAATTAGCATGCGCATTCTGAATCAGATTCATAAACGCATGGCGCCGCACAGTACGTTTGTTCAGTTTCAATATAGTCCGCTGTCGGAGAAATTATTGTCGCATTATTTTAACTGGCAACGGATTATCGTGGTGAAAAACGTTCCGCCCGCGCTGGTTTATGTCTGTACGCTGCCGGATGCATAA
- a CDS encoding UDP-glucose 4-epimerase family protein, with the protein MKILVTGSRGFIGRRLVALASEQGIACVRHCSARGEASDSQMVRADLTAATDWMPALQGVDAVVHCAARVHQMQDGGEALQLYRETNVAGTLRLAQQAAQAGVKRFVFLSSIKVNGEATQPGRPFQPDVAVPPADPYGLSKYEAEQALQRLAQETGLEVVIIRPPLVYGPGVKANFRAMMNWVGKGVPLPLAAVHNQRSMVFVDNLADLILLSLRHPQAPGRVWLASDDHDVSTAGLLADMAAALGVKNRCWPLPSWVLKSAAALLGKSAVAERLLGSLQVDIRETRQRLGWQPAVPYHQAIAITAQAFLAETSGVPESESKQG; encoded by the coding sequence TTGAAAATCTTAGTAACGGGAAGCCGTGGGTTTATCGGGAGACGGCTGGTCGCGCTGGCGAGCGAGCAAGGCATCGCCTGTGTTCGGCATTGCAGCGCGCGCGGAGAGGCGTCCGATAGCCAGATGGTTCGCGCCGACCTGACCGCCGCGACAGACTGGATGCCGGCGCTGCAAGGCGTGGATGCGGTGGTGCACTGCGCCGCCAGAGTGCATCAGATGCAGGACGGCGGCGAAGCGCTGCAACTGTACCGGGAAACCAATGTGGCGGGAACGCTGCGACTGGCGCAGCAGGCCGCGCAAGCCGGCGTTAAACGGTTTGTCTTTCTGAGCTCCATCAAGGTGAATGGCGAAGCGACTCAGCCAGGCCGGCCTTTCCAGCCCGACGTGGCGGTGCCGCCCGCCGATCCTTACGGTTTGAGCAAATACGAGGCGGAGCAGGCGCTGCAGCGTCTGGCGCAGGAAACCGGTCTTGAGGTGGTGATTATTCGCCCGCCGCTGGTGTATGGGCCGGGCGTCAAAGCCAATTTCCGGGCGATGATGAACTGGGTCGGCAAAGGAGTGCCGCTGCCGCTGGCGGCGGTTCATAACCAGCGCAGCATGGTGTTTGTGGACAATCTGGCCGACCTGATTCTGCTGAGTCTGCGCCATCCGCAGGCGCCGGGGCGGGTGTGGCTGGCGTCGGACGACCACGATGTTTCCACCGCCGGTCTGCTGGCGGATATGGCGGCGGCGCTGGGGGTGAAAAACCGCTGTTGGCCGCTGCCGTCGTGGGTACTGAAAAGCGCGGCGGCCCTGCTGGGGAAATCCGCGGTGGCGGAGCGCCTGCTGGGTTCGCTGCAGGTGGATATCCGCGAAACCCGGCAACGGCTTGGCTGGCAGCCCGCCGTCCCTTATCATCAGGCGATTGCCATCACGGCGCAGGCGTTTCTGGCGGAAACGTCCGGCGTTCCCGAGTCCGAATCCAAACAAGGTTGA
- a CDS encoding heavy metal sensor histidine kinase, whose amino-acid sequence MMLIPRNFPITLRLTLYFSLAMSLVLYSVSGLLYSTMRNQLSQKDEDELRSTLRFQQEIAATISERQGPKDLWQQELFEFVARQERLSLRIISPDGKVWAQSKNMRVPQRDFPAPSSEFRYSSWRYRAHEASEKYLIASTDFVLKDNQPWLVQAALNVSKNNEIIEDYWKRMQIAAALSIIIFSAIGYWLARKGLLPLRTMSREIEHIHAEDLHTRLSTQRWPSELNTLAASFDGMMTRLEASFKQLSRFSSDIAHELRGPINNLISAASVTQSKARSQEEYRETLAAIVEEGERLSRMISSMLFLARADNSREPLNVEQLDSATEFARLINFYDILAEEKDIELSSEGDAVFYADPIHVQRALANLLSNALRHTPAGGKILLSAASHNGKVWLSVIDNGEGISADHLPHIFDRFYRVDDARSNAENTGLGLALVKTIAEMHGGKIQVASEEGKGSCFTLVLPARKDDIVNLTKL is encoded by the coding sequence ATGATGCTGATACCGCGTAATTTCCCGATCACCCTGAGGCTGACGCTTTATTTTTCCCTTGCCATGAGCCTGGTGCTTTACAGCGTTTCGGGGCTGCTGTACTCCACGATGCGCAACCAGCTTAGCCAGAAAGATGAAGATGAGCTGCGCAGTACGCTACGCTTTCAGCAGGAAATCGCCGCTACCATCAGCGAACGTCAGGGGCCGAAAGACCTTTGGCAGCAGGAGCTGTTCGAATTCGTCGCCCGTCAGGAGCGCCTTTCGCTCAGGATAATCAGCCCAGACGGCAAGGTCTGGGCGCAGTCGAAAAATATGCGCGTCCCGCAGCGGGATTTCCCTGCGCCATCCAGTGAATTTCGCTACAGCTCATGGCGTTACCGCGCGCACGAAGCCAGCGAAAAATACCTGATCGCCTCGACCGATTTCGTCCTCAAGGATAATCAGCCGTGGCTGGTGCAGGCGGCGCTAAACGTCTCAAAGAACAATGAAATCATTGAAGATTACTGGAAGCGCATGCAAATTGCCGCGGCGTTGTCCATCATCATTTTTTCCGCCATCGGCTACTGGTTGGCCCGCAAAGGGCTGCTGCCGCTGCGGACCATGAGCCGGGAAATCGAGCATATTCACGCGGAAGACTTGCACACCCGCCTGTCCACGCAGCGCTGGCCGTCGGAACTCAATACGCTGGCCGCCTCGTTCGACGGCATGATGACCCGTCTGGAAGCGTCGTTTAAACAGCTGAGCCGATTTTCATCGGATATCGCCCATGAGCTGCGCGGCCCAATCAACAATTTGATTTCGGCGGCCAGCGTGACGCAAAGCAAGGCGCGCAGCCAGGAGGAGTACCGTGAAACGCTGGCGGCGATTGTAGAGGAAGGGGAACGGCTGTCGCGCATGATTTCATCCATGCTGTTTCTGGCCCGGGCGGATAACAGCCGCGAACCGCTCAATGTGGAACAACTGGACAGCGCAACCGAATTCGCCCGGCTGATCAATTTCTACGATATTCTCGCGGAAGAAAAAGATATCGAGCTGTCGAGCGAAGGCGACGCCGTGTTCTATGCCGACCCCATTCATGTGCAACGCGCGCTCGCGAATCTGCTGTCCAACGCGCTGCGCCATACGCCGGCGGGCGGGAAAATCCTGCTGAGCGCGGCCAGCCACAACGGCAAGGTCTGGCTGAGCGTGATTGATAACGGCGAAGGCATCAGCGCGGATCATTTGCCGCATATTTTCGACCGTTTCTATCGGGTGGACGACGCCCGCAGCAACGCGGAAAACACCGGTTTAGGGCTGGCGCTGGTGAAAACCATCGCCGAGATGCATGGCGGTAAAATCCAGGTGGCGAGCGAGGAAGGGAAGGGCAGTTGTTTTACGCTGGTGCTGCCGGCGCGCAAAGACGATATCGTCAACCTGACAAAATTGTAA
- a CDS encoding heavy metal response regulator transcription factor: MRLLLVEDQTMAADYISKGLKENDFVVDVAHDGVDGLHYLLTNDYDLAILDVMLPGMSGWKILELARQAGKPTPVMFLTARDEVEDRVRGLELGAEDYLIKPFSFSELLARVRVIMRRQAVHMPAVEESVLQISNLQLDFLKHRVSRGGKRIELTQKEFLLLSLLMRRSGEVLSRTVLAEQVWDMNFDPETNVIDVAIRRLRSKIDDDYEVKLLHTIRGAGYVLEVRNDADTA; this comes from the coding sequence ATGAGACTATTGCTGGTAGAAGACCAAACCATGGCGGCGGATTACATCTCCAAAGGGCTCAAGGAGAATGATTTCGTGGTCGATGTCGCCCACGATGGCGTGGATGGCCTGCATTATCTGCTGACCAACGATTATGATCTGGCGATCCTCGACGTCATGCTGCCCGGTATGAGCGGCTGGAAAATTCTGGAGCTGGCGCGTCAGGCCGGGAAACCGACCCCGGTCATGTTCCTGACGGCGCGCGACGAGGTAGAGGACCGGGTGCGTGGTCTGGAGCTGGGCGCGGAAGATTATCTGATCAAACCCTTTTCCTTTAGCGAACTGCTGGCGCGGGTGCGCGTGATTATGCGGCGGCAGGCGGTACATATGCCGGCGGTGGAAGAGTCCGTGCTGCAAATCAGCAACTTGCAGTTGGATTTCTTGAAACATCGCGTGTCGCGCGGCGGAAAACGCATCGAGCTGACGCAAAAGGAATTTTTGCTGTTGAGCCTGTTGATGCGCCGCAGCGGCGAAGTGCTGTCGCGTACCGTACTGGCGGAGCAGGTCTGGGACATGAATTTTGACCCTGAAACGAACGTCATTGACGTGGCGATTCGCCGGCTGCGCAGCAAAATCGATGATGATTATGAGGTCAAACTGCTGCACACCATCCGCGGCGCCGGATATGTCCTGGAAGTGAGAAATGATGCTGATACCGCGTAA
- a CDS encoding efflux RND transporter periplasmic adaptor subunit, whose product MKLLRSRPFIVVSLMFGAVMLYFLYSRQSTVSATPRSAPVPLVSLVPAQVKSLPLTLATQGHVVSLNQVDIQSQITGTVKSVEFKEGDVVHQGQLLFTLDDNTQQTTLHRAVASQAESRSLLDKAQRDLNRGRALKAQNYISASDWDALQSARQQYDAQFNAARDDIRSAQAQLGYTRIYAPVNGKTGALNVHPGSLVQPGSSLPLVTVSQFDPIGVSFTLPEKDLNPVLAAQAQGPVRVWVNNAKGQAVEGVLDFINNTVSTESGTIALKARFSNAGNLLWPGAYQAVNVDAGTENVVVLPPQAIQNGPDGHFVYIVDKHNQAVMQPVNLLRIQQQMAVVDGISQGTNVVIEGANNLRPGMNVAVAKTDAAGLN is encoded by the coding sequence ATGAAATTATTACGCTCAAGGCCGTTTATCGTCGTCAGCCTAATGTTCGGCGCCGTCATGCTCTATTTTCTGTATTCCCGCCAAAGCACCGTTTCCGCTACGCCGCGCAGCGCGCCCGTTCCGCTGGTGAGCCTGGTGCCGGCGCAGGTCAAATCGCTGCCGCTGACGCTCGCCACGCAGGGGCACGTGGTTTCGTTAAATCAGGTTGATATCCAGTCGCAGATTACCGGAACCGTTAAATCGGTGGAGTTTAAAGAAGGGGATGTGGTGCATCAGGGGCAGCTGCTGTTCACGCTGGATGACAACACACAGCAGACGACCCTGCACCGGGCGGTGGCGTCGCAGGCGGAATCACGCTCGCTGCTGGATAAAGCGCAGCGGGATCTCAACCGCGGGCGCGCGCTGAAAGCGCAGAATTATATCTCGGCGTCCGACTGGGACGCGTTGCAAAGCGCGCGGCAGCAGTATGACGCGCAGTTTAACGCGGCGCGGGACGATATTCGCAGCGCGCAGGCGCAGCTTGGCTATACGCGCATTTACGCGCCGGTTAACGGCAAAACCGGCGCGTTGAACGTCCATCCGGGCAGTCTGGTGCAACCCGGCAGTTCGCTGCCGCTTGTCACCGTCAGCCAGTTCGACCCGATCGGCGTCTCGTTTACGCTGCCGGAAAAAGATCTCAACCCGGTGCTGGCCGCACAGGCGCAGGGGCCGGTGCGGGTGTGGGTGAATAACGCTAAAGGGCAGGCGGTGGAGGGGGTATTGGATTTTATTAATAACACCGTCAGCACCGAGTCCGGCACCATCGCGCTGAAGGCGCGCTTTAGCAACGCCGGTAATCTGCTGTGGCCGGGCGCGTATCAGGCGGTCAACGTTGATGCTGGCACGGAAAACGTCGTCGTGCTGCCGCCGCAGGCGATTCAGAACGGCCCGGACGGGCATTTCGTCTATATCGTCGATAAGCATAATCAGGCGGTGATGCAGCCGGTGAACCTGTTGCGTATCCAGCAGCAGATGGCCGTTGTGGACGGCATATCGCAGGGGACCAATGTGGTGATAGAGGGCGCGAATAATCTGCGCCCCGGTATGAACGTCGCCGTGGCGAAAACCGATGCGGCAGGGCTGAACTGA
- a CDS encoding AraC family transcriptional regulator — protein sequence MITYRNDAFELALLTNGKRFPRHSHDEFVISANLGGLEQVWLDGDTFVADTSMVTTYNPGQLQGSEHSHDRWQCASLYVQPQAFDDYFQQSLRFSRPACVSPRLARQLTQLVTAVMTPAQREEQIVMWLSELMTQTCGASVPHPIREPARIRRIKAQLASDLAEIPTLSELARQEGISAAHLVRGFTHSEGISPLAWLMQVRMRRARIWLRQGMPISQVALELGFADQAHFTKTFGRYNAMTPGQFRDIKF from the coding sequence ATGATCACGTACCGTAATGATGCGTTTGAGCTGGCGTTGTTAACCAACGGCAAGCGTTTCCCCCGTCACAGTCATGACGAGTTCGTCATCAGCGCCAATCTGGGCGGGCTAGAGCAGGTCTGGCTGGACGGCGACACCTTTGTTGCCGATACCTCAATGGTCACGACCTATAATCCCGGCCAGTTGCAGGGCAGCGAACACAGCCACGACCGCTGGCAATGCGCCTCGCTGTACGTGCAGCCTCAGGCGTTCGACGACTATTTCCAGCAATCGTTGCGGTTTTCACGCCCGGCCTGCGTGTCTCCCCGGCTGGCCCGCCAATTGACCCAACTGGTGACGGCGGTGATGACCCCCGCGCAGCGTGAAGAGCAGATCGTGATGTGGTTGTCTGAACTGATGACGCAGACCTGCGGCGCTTCTGTTCCCCATCCCATACGCGAGCCGGCCCGTATCCGCCGTATCAAAGCGCAACTGGCGAGCGATCTGGCCGAGATTCCAACGCTGTCTGAACTGGCGCGACAGGAAGGCATTTCCGCCGCGCATCTGGTGCGCGGTTTTACGCATTCGGAAGGTATCTCGCCGCTGGCGTGGCTGATGCAGGTGCGTATGCGCCGAGCGCGTATCTGGCTGCGTCAGGGGATGCCTATCAGCCAGGTGGCGCTGGAGTTGGGGTTTGCCGATCAGGCGCACTTCACCAAGACGTTCGGCCGTTATAACGCCATGACGCCGGGGCAATTTCGCGATATCAAATTTTGA
- a CDS encoding sugar transferase translates to MLRVLDILLALIGLLCLWPVMLIVYVLGLFDTGSPVFIQQRVGRHQRPFNLIKFRTMAVTTESVATHLASRSAVTRLGAFLRKTKLDELPQLINVLKGEMSLVGPRPCLFNQQELRAERQARGVFDVLPGITGLAQVNAIDMSTPQKLAEWDQRMIQTLSVKHYFTYLVQTVVGKGSGDRVR, encoded by the coding sequence ATGCTGCGTGTTCTGGATATATTACTGGCGCTGATTGGCTTGCTGTGTCTGTGGCCGGTAATGCTGATTGTTTATGTGTTGGGGTTGTTTGATACCGGTTCGCCGGTTTTCATTCAGCAACGGGTAGGCCGGCATCAACGCCCGTTTAACCTGATCAAGTTCCGCACGATGGCGGTGACGACCGAGTCGGTAGCGACTCACCTCGCCAGCCGCAGTGCCGTGACGCGGTTAGGCGCGTTTTTGCGTAAAACCAAGCTGGATGAGTTGCCGCAGTTGATTAATGTCCTCAAAGGGGAGATGAGCCTGGTGGGGCCGCGTCCTTGTCTGTTTAATCAACAGGAGTTGAGGGCCGAACGTCAGGCGCGCGGCGTATTTGACGTGTTGCCGGGCATTACCGGGCTGGCGCAGGTTAATGCTATCGACATGTCTACGCCGCAGAAACTGGCGGAGTGGGATCAGCGCATGATTCAGACCCTGTCGGTAAAACATTACTTCACTTATCTGGTGCAAACGGTGGTCGGCAAGGGTTCCGGCGATCGGGTACGTTGA
- a CDS encoding LysE family translocator has product MLLVMLSGVLLSLSLCLDLGIVNTAIINRGIRDGVGAAFFIGLGSCFGDLIYATLSVLGMAVIFNYTPVRWLLWIGGGGVLLWLSFNMARSAWRDYRQHRGLPIDTVTVFSPRASSPAHRDFISGMGMALASPSALLWFAAVGGTLIAQATDGSARQVALFLGGFFIGGVIWTLFMALLIQFGRGALKGRLSFYCSALSAVLFAVFAAQVIVNGYQTLWTQPG; this is encoded by the coding sequence ATGCTACTGGTGATGTTGAGCGGCGTGCTGCTGTCGTTGTCGCTGTGTCTGGATTTGGGGATCGTCAATACCGCCATTATTAATCGCGGTATTCGGGACGGCGTCGGGGCGGCGTTTTTTATCGGCCTGGGGTCCTGCTTCGGCGATCTGATTTACGCCACGCTGTCGGTACTGGGGATGGCGGTGATTTTCAACTATACGCCGGTACGCTGGCTGCTGTGGATTGGCGGCGGCGGCGTGCTGCTGTGGCTGTCGTTCAACATGGCACGTAGCGCCTGGCGCGACTACCGCCAGCATCGCGGTTTGCCGATCGACACCGTTACCGTATTTTCACCACGCGCGTCGTCACCGGCTCACCGCGATTTTATCAGCGGAATGGGCATGGCGCTGGCATCGCCCAGCGCGTTGCTGTGGTTTGCGGCGGTCGGCGGGACGTTGATTGCCCAGGCGACCGACGGCTCCGCCAGACAGGTAGCGCTGTTTCTGGGCGGATTCTTTATCGGCGGCGTGATCTGGACACTATTCATGGCGCTGCTAATCCAGTTCGGGCGCGGCGCGTTGAAAGGCCGACTGTCGTTTTATTGCAGCGCGTTATCCGCCGTGCTGTTCGCCGTGTTCGCCGCACAGGTGATTGTGAACGGATACCAAACGCTGTGGACGCAGCCCGGCTGA
- a CDS encoding winged helix-turn-helix transcriptional regulator — translation MPEFNVYSRGCPARMVLDRLSNKWSLLILDRLACEPVRFNQLRRDIDGVSQKVLSQTLKHLERDGMIRRQVFATVPVTVEYSITMLGKTLVKTVHELTHWAESNIDEVMLAQQRYDELNSASTAA, via the coding sequence ATGCCTGAATTCAATGTCTACAGCAGAGGCTGTCCGGCGCGTATGGTGCTGGATCGCTTGTCGAATAAGTGGTCGCTGTTGATTCTGGATCGTCTGGCGTGCGAGCCGGTACGATTTAATCAATTGAGGCGTGACATTGACGGCGTATCGCAGAAGGTGCTGTCGCAGACGCTGAAGCATCTGGAGCGCGATGGCATGATCCGTCGTCAGGTGTTCGCTACGGTGCCGGTGACGGTGGAGTATTCGATTACCATGCTGGGTAAGACGCTGGTCAAAACCGTACATGAACTGACCCACTGGGCAGAGAGCAATATCGATGAGGTCATGCTCGCTCAGCAGCGCTACGATGAGCTTAATTCGGCGTCCACGGCGGCGTAA